Below is a window of Demequina muriae DNA.
CCCAGATCACCTGGCAGCCCAGCGCGCTCGAGGTCGACCGGCGCGCGCATCGGCGCAGGACCTCGGGGCGCTCCGTCCTCATCGCGCTCGTCTCGACGGTGATCTTCGCCGTCGTGGTGGGAACCCTCGTGCTCTCGTCCCCCGGCTGGGACTCCGTGCGCGAGACGTTCTTCAACCTCGAGGTGGCGGCGGATTCGCTGCCACGCATCCTCGAGGGGCTGTGGCTCAACATCCGCGTGCTGTTCTTCGCCGCGATCGGCGTCGCGGTGCTGGGCACGCTGCTCGCGGTGATGCGGTCGCTGCGCGGCCCGGTGTTCTTCCCCGTGCGAGCACTCGCCGCGGGGTACACCGACCTGTTCCGCGGCCTTCCCGTGCTCATCGTGCTGTACCTCGTCGGCTTCGGGATCCCCGCGCTCGACCCCACCCAGCGCTACCCCGCGGCCGTGCTCGGCACCATCGGCATCACGCTGTGCTACGCGGCCTACGTCGCCGAGGTGCTGCGCGCCGGGATGGACGCCGTACACCCCTCGCAGCGCATCGCGGCGCGCTCCCTCGGCCTGTCCCATGGAGAGACGCTGCGGCTCGTGGTGATCCCGCAAGGACTGCGCAAGGTCGTTCCGGCGCTGATGAATGACTTCGTATCGATGCAGAAGGACGTGGGACTGATCTCCGTCCTGGGCGCGGTGGACGCGATCCGGGCGGCGCAGATCACCCAGGCGACCACGTACAACTTCACGCCCTACGTCGTCGCCGGCCTCCTGTTCGTCGCCATGAGCTTCCCGATGATCCGGCTCACCGACCACATCTCGGCACGCATGGCCCGCCGGGAGCAGGCGGGAGGCACCGTATGAGCGTCCTCGACCCACACGCCGTCCTCCAGCTGCAGGATGTCCACAAACTGTTCGGCGACAACCATGTCCTCAAGGGCGTGGACCTCGAGGTCGCCAGCCACGAGGTCGTCGTGGTCATCGGCGCGTCCGGGTCAGGCAAGTCGACCCTGATGCGCACCATCAACCTGATCGAGCAGGTCGACGACGGCCGCATCCTGCTGTCCGGCGACGACATCACCGACCCCCGGGCCGACGTCGACAAGGTCAGGTCGCGCATCGGCGTCGTGTTCCAGCACTTCAACCTGTTTCCCCACATGCGCGTCATCGACAACGTCACGCTGGCGGCCAGGCGCGTGCACAAGATCCCAGCGGCCGATGCGCGGGCTCGCGGGGTGGACCTGCTCACCCGCTTCGGGCTGGGCGACAAGGTCGACGACTATCCCGACCGCCTGTCAGGGGGACAGCAGCAGCGCGTCGCGATCGTCCGTGCGATCCTCACGGACCCGGAGCTGCTGCTCCTGGACGAGATCACCTCGGCGCTCGACCCGCAGCTGGTGGGCGAGGTGCTGGACCTGGTGAGGTCGCTCAAGGACGCAGGATCCACGATCCTCATGGCCACGCACGAGATGTCGTTCGCGCGCGGCGTGGCCGACCGCATCGTGTTCATGCATCAGGGACGCATCCTCGAACAGGGCTCGCCTGAGGAGATTCTCGACCACCCCCGCGAGGAGGCCACGCGCGAGTTCCTGTCGCGCGTGATGCACCGCTAGCGCGACCGTCACTCCTGGACGCGCTCGGCCACCGCCTCGAGGTCGATCTCGTGCGTGGGCGCCACATCGTCGTTCACATTCGCCGGCAGAGACGGGCGGATGACGGTGCCATCCGCGCGCACCGTGCCGTGGAACGCCGTGGCGTCGGGCGCTCCAGCAAGACGCGGTCCCTGACCGTCGAGAGGAACCGTCAGCGGCTGCAGCTGCGTGAGCGAGAACCGCGCGCCGCGCACCTCGACCGAGAGTCCCGGTCCCTCCTCGATGGAGAACGTGACGTCCTCGGGGCGCACCACGACCTTGACGCGCGTGCCGCGCTGGCTGAGACGGAACGTCAGCGAGTCCCACCCGTCGGGCAGACGTGGGTCGAACTTGAGCACGTCGTTCTGGTCGCGGAAGCCGCCGAACCCGTACACGAGAGCCGACCACACGCCGCCGGTGGAGGCGACGTGCACGCCGTCAGAGGCGTTCGAGTGCAGGTCTCCGAGGTCGACGTAGAGACTGTCCCAGAAGTAGCGCAGCGCGAGTTCGTGGTAGCCCACCTCGGCCGCGATGATCGACTGCACCACGCCGGAGAGCGTCGAGTCGCCCGTCGTGATCGGGTCGTAGTAGTCGAAGTCCGCCTTCTTCTGCTCGGCGGTGAAGTCCTCGCCCTGCAGGAACAGCGCGAGCACCACATCCGCCTGCTTGAGGACCTGGAAGCGGTAGATGACCAGCGGATGGAAGTGCAGCAGCAGCGGGCGCTTCTCGGCCGGCGTGTTCGCGAGATCCCACACCTCGCGCTCGTTGAACAGCGCGTCCTGCGGGTGGATGCCGAGCTGCTCGTCCCAGAGGATAGCCATCCCGTCGGCAGCGCGCTCCCATTCCTGGATCTCCTGCTCGGTGACCTCGAGGCGCGACACGAGCCGCGAGAACTGGTCGGGCCAGCGGTCCTGGAGCTTGCGCACGCTCTCGGCTGCGCACCGGAGGTTGAACCGCGCCATCACGTTCGTGTACAGGTTGTCGTTGACCACCGTGGTGTACTCGTCCGGACCGGTGACGCCGTGGATGCGGAACGACTCCCCGTTGCCTGCCACGCGGCGCCAGAAGCCCAGATCCGCCCACATGCGGGCGGTCTGCACCAGGATGTCGATGCCCTCCCGCGCCAGGAAGTCGTCGTCGCCGGTGGCGCGCACGTACTTGTCGATCGCATAGGCGATGTCGGCGTCGATGTGATACTGCGCGGTGCCGGCCGCGTAGTACGCGGAGGCCTCTTCGCCGTTGATGGTGCGCCATGGGAACAGCGCGCCGTTCTGCGCCAGCTCCCCCGCGCGCCTCTCGGCCGCACCGAGCATGCGGTAGCGGTACCGCAGCGCGTTGCGCGCGATCACCGGGGAGGTGTAGGTGAAGAAGGGCAGGGCGTAGATCTCGGAGTCCCAGAAGTAGTGACCCCCGTAGCCGGACCCGGTGACGCCCTTGGCCGCGATGCCGTGGCCATCGCCACGCGCGGCCGCCTGGGCCAGCTGGAAGAGGTTCCACCGCACCGCCTGCTGGACGCTGTCGTGCCCCTCGATCTCCACGTCGGAACGGTCCCAGAAGTCCGCGAGCCACTGGCGCTGGTCCTCAAACTGAGTGCTGATGCCCTCGGAGCGCACGCGGTCGAGAGTGCGGTTGCAGCGGTCGGCCAGCTCGCGCGCGGGCACGGCCCGCGACGTGTGATAGCTGACCACCTTGGTGAGCGAGAAGGTCTGGCCCGGCTTGGCGCGCGCTCGGAACACGTGCTTGGCGTAGTCCTGCTCCACCTCGGTGACCCGGTCGTAGTCGTCCTCGAAGTCGACCCAGTGCTCCATCGCCGTCGCGAGGGTCATGTCGGAGCTGGCCGCCTGGTACCCCAGGACCACGCGGTCGCCCTCGGCGTGGTGGAGGCGCGGCTCGAGCACGCGGGTCTCGAGGCGCTCCGCCTTGCGCGGGTCGGCGATGACGTCGGGAGACGGGTTGGCGCGGTACTCGTCGAGACCCGCCTGACGATTGAGGAGCTGCGACGAGATGGCGATGGGCGCCTCCTCGTCGAGCAGCGTGACCTCGAACGTCATGAGCGCGAGGTGGCGCTGCGCGAAGGACACCATGCGCTTGGATCGCACCCGCACGCGGTTGCCCGACGGCGTGCGCCACAGCAGATCACGGGACAGCACTCCGTCGCGCATGTCCAGGACGCGCGAATAGCTCACGAGGTCGGCGATGGACAGCAGCAGCGGCTCGTCGTTGACGTAGAGGCGGATGATCTTGGGATCGGGCACGTTGACGATGGTCTGGCCCGTGCGCGCGAAGCCGTACGCCTCCTCCGCGTGCAGGATCTTCCAGGTCTCGTGGAAGCCGTTGATGAAGGTGCCGTGCGCATGCGCATCGTGCCCGTCCTCGACGTTTCCTCGCAGTCCCAGGTAGCCGTTGCCGACCGCGAACAACGTCTCCGTGACGCCGATGTCCTTGCGGGAGAACTCGGTCTCCACCAGGCGCCATGGGTCGACGGGGAACCGGAGCCGGTCCAAGTAGTCCGGGGCGCTGTTGTCCCCGAACGGGCGGTGCGCAGCCTTCACTGGTCGATCAGCTCCTCAAGGTCGTCCACGACGACGTCCGCGCCGTTGTCGATCAGCGTCTGCGCTCCCGCACCGCGATCGACTCCGACCACGAGACCGAAGTCGCCGGCCGCGCCCGCCTGGACGCCGGACAGGGCGTCCTCGACGACCACCGACACCTCATCGGTGACGCCGAGCCGACGCGCTGCGAGAGAGAACATGTCGGGGGCGGGCTTGCCTGCGATGCCCTCGGTCGCGACCACGTTGCCGTCGACCACGACGTCGAAGCGGGGCGCGAGGCCCGCGGCGGCGAGGACGGCGGGCGCATTGCGCGAGCTGGACACGACTGCCATCGGGACGCCGAGCGCCTCAAGATGATCGAGGAGGGCAACTGAGCCCGGATACGCCTCGACCCCTTCCTCGTGGAGGATGGCCTCGAAGGCATCGTTCTTGACGTTTCCGACTCCGCAGATGGTCTCCGTGCCAGGCGCATCCGCCGGCGTGCCCTCGGGCAGCACCACGCCGCGGGAGGCCAGGCAGGCCCGGACGCCGTCGTAGCGGGGCTTGCCGTCGACGTACGCGAAGTAGTCGTCGTCGGTGTACTCCGGCGTGATGCCGTGAGCGGTGAAGTAGTCCGTGAACATGCGATTCCACGCCTTCATGTGCACCTCGGCGGTGGGCGTCAGCACGCCGTCGAGGTCGAACAGCGCCGCGCCGAAGCGGCGGTCCTCCCATTGGGGGATGGCCCAGGCAGTGTGCATCGTGGTCACAGGTCCTCCCTCATGCGTTCCTCTGGTGTGGTGGCGCACAGGCACGACGGAAGGCCTGCCACCGGCACTCTCGATAGTAGTGACGCAGGCGGGGGGTCTGTCCATACTCCGCGCAAGGAGGACGCCCGATGGGCCGAGGTCACGATCGGGTGTGGAAGCGCTGCTGAGCGGACTCGAGGCCGTCGCCGAGGATCGCCTCGACCGCATCGGCCGCGTCGTCGATCAGCAGCGGCAGCTCCTTGCGCTCCGTCGACGAGAACGGTTTGAGCACGTACGCGGCCGGATCCATCCGCCCGGGTGGACGCCCGATGCCCACACGCACCCGCACGTAGTCAGGAGTGTCCAGCGCCTTCGCCACATCCTTGAGACCGTTGTGCCCTCCGGTGCCCCCGCCGCGCTTGAGACGCAGGGTCCCGAAGGGGAGG
It encodes the following:
- a CDS encoding HAD family hydrolase, encoding MHTAWAIPQWEDRRFGAALFDLDGVLTPTAEVHMKAWNRMFTDYFTAHGITPEYTDDDYFAYVDGKPRYDGVRACLASRGVVLPEGTPADAPGTETICGVGNVKNDAFEAILHEEGVEAYPGSVALLDHLEALGVPMAVVSSSRNAPAVLAAAGLAPRFDVVVDGNVVATEGIAGKPAPDMFSLAARRLGVTDEVSVVVEDALSGVQAGAAGDFGLVVGVDRGAGAQTLIDNGADVVVDDLEELIDQ
- a CDS encoding amino acid ABC transporter ATP-binding protein, which produces MSVLDPHAVLQLQDVHKLFGDNHVLKGVDLEVASHEVVVVIGASGSGKSTLMRTINLIEQVDDGRILLSGDDITDPRADVDKVRSRIGVVFQHFNLFPHMRVIDNVTLAARRVHKIPAADARARGVDLLTRFGLGDKVDDYPDRLSGGQQQRVAIVRAILTDPELLLLDEITSALDPQLVGEVLDLVRSLKDAGSTILMATHEMSFARGVADRIVFMHQGRILEQGSPEEILDHPREEATREFLSRVMHR
- a CDS encoding amino acid ABC transporter permease translates to MTTGGAPQITWQPSALEVDRRAHRRRTSGRSVLIALVSTVIFAVVVGTLVLSSPGWDSVRETFFNLEVAADSLPRILEGLWLNIRVLFFAAIGVAVLGTLLAVMRSLRGPVFFPVRALAAGYTDLFRGLPVLIVLYLVGFGIPALDPTQRYPAAVLGTIGITLCYAAYVAEVLRAGMDAVHPSQRIAARSLGLSHGETLRLVVIPQGLRKVVPALMNDFVSMQKDVGLISVLGAVDAIRAAQITQATTYNFTPYVVAGLLFVAMSFPMIRLTDHISARMARREQAGGTV
- the pth gene encoding aminoacyl-tRNA hydrolase; this translates as MSALVIGLGNPGEEYAATRHNVGQMVVDELARRGAASLSVHKKTRTRTATVRLAGTPVVLGVPMSYMNISGGPVSSLAKYHSVDPTSVIVVHDELDLPFGTLRLKRGGGTGGHNGLKDVAKALDTPDYVRVRVGIGRPPGRMDPAAYVLKPFSSTERKELPLLIDDAADAVEAILGDGLESAQQRFHTRS
- a CDS encoding glycoside hydrolase family 65 protein; the encoded protein is MKAAHRPFGDNSAPDYLDRLRFPVDPWRLVETEFSRKDIGVTETLFAVGNGYLGLRGNVEDGHDAHAHGTFINGFHETWKILHAEEAYGFARTGQTIVNVPDPKIIRLYVNDEPLLLSIADLVSYSRVLDMRDGVLSRDLLWRTPSGNRVRVRSKRMVSFAQRHLALMTFEVTLLDEEAPIAISSQLLNRQAGLDEYRANPSPDVIADPRKAERLETRVLEPRLHHAEGDRVVLGYQAASSDMTLATAMEHWVDFEDDYDRVTEVEQDYAKHVFRARAKPGQTFSLTKVVSYHTSRAVPARELADRCNRTLDRVRSEGISTQFEDQRQWLADFWDRSDVEIEGHDSVQQAVRWNLFQLAQAAARGDGHGIAAKGVTGSGYGGHYFWDSEIYALPFFTYTSPVIARNALRYRYRMLGAAERRAGELAQNGALFPWRTINGEEASAYYAAGTAQYHIDADIAYAIDKYVRATGDDDFLAREGIDILVQTARMWADLGFWRRVAGNGESFRIHGVTGPDEYTTVVNDNLYTNVMARFNLRCAAESVRKLQDRWPDQFSRLVSRLEVTEQEIQEWERAADGMAILWDEQLGIHPQDALFNEREVWDLANTPAEKRPLLLHFHPLVIYRFQVLKQADVVLALFLQGEDFTAEQKKADFDYYDPITTGDSTLSGVVQSIIAAEVGYHELALRYFWDSLYVDLGDLHSNASDGVHVASTGGVWSALVYGFGGFRDQNDVLKFDPRLPDGWDSLTFRLSQRGTRVKVVVRPEDVTFSIEEGPGLSVEVRGARFSLTQLQPLTVPLDGQGPRLAGAPDATAFHGTVRADGTVIRPSLPANVNDDVAPTHEIDLEAVAERVQE